Proteins from one Aquila chrysaetos chrysaetos chromosome 5, bAquChr1.4, whole genome shotgun sequence genomic window:
- the NUDT5 gene encoding ADP-sugar pyrophosphatase, whose product MAAETSTEVPKTARQFVLKEEVIVERKWLKLEETTYTDPFGKTRTWETVKRTGNKKGVSADGVAVIAVLQRTLHYDCIVLVKQFRPPINSYCLEFPAGLIEENETAESAALRELEEETGYKGEVIECTPALCLDPGLSNSTTHIVSVTINGDEAENTRPKQKLDDGEFVEVISLPKNDLLQRIDELIAEEHIAVDARVYTYALALKRAAEKPLQVPFMKF is encoded by the exons gtaattgtagaaagaaaatggttGAAGCTTGAAGAAACAACTTATACTGATCCCTTTGGTAAAACCAG AACTTGGGAAACTGTAAAGCGTACTGGCAACAAAAAGGGTGTTTCAGCTGACG GTGTTGCAGTGATAGCGGTACTACAGAGAACTCTCCACTACGACTGTATTGTTCTAGTGAAACAGTTCAGGCCCCCAATTAACAGCTATTGCTTGGAATTTCCTGCAG gCCTCATTGAGGAAAATGAGACTGCAGAAAGCGCTGCATTGCGAGAGTTGGAGGAAGAAACTGGGTACAAGGGGGAAGTCATTGAATGTACTCcag CTCTCTGCTTGGACCCGGGTTTATCAAACAGCACAACACACATTGTGAGCGTCACCATTAATGGAGATGAGGCTGAGAATACAAGACCTAAGCAAAAACTTG ATGATGGAG AATTTGTGGAAGTTATTTCACTTCCAAAGAATGACCTACTGCAAAGAATTGATG aACTCATAGCAGAAGAACATATTGCAGTGGATGCCAGGGTTTATACTTACGCATTGGCCCTGAAGCGTGCAGCAGAAAAACCGCTCCAAGTTCCTTTTATGAAGTTCTAA
- the SEC61A2 gene encoding protein transport protein Sec61 subunit alpha isoform X7, whose product MSSDSADPFYWMRVILASNRGTLMELGISPIVTSGLIMQLLAGAKIIEVGDTPKDRALFNGAQKLFGMIITIGQAIVYVMTGMYGDPAEMGAGICLLIIIQLFVAGLIVLLLDELLQKGYGLGSGISLFIATNICETIVWKAFSPTTINTGRGTEFEGAVIALFHLLATRTDKVRALREAFYRQNLPNLMNLIATVFVFAVVIYFQGFRVDLPIKSARYRGQYSSYPIKLFYTSNIPIILQSALVSNLYVISQMLSVRFSGNFLVNLLGQWADVSGGGPARSYPVGGLCYYLSPPESMGAIFEDPVHVIVYIIFMLGSCAFFSKTWIEVSGSSAKDVAKQLKEQQMVMRGHRDTSMVHELNRYIPTAAAFGGLCIGALSVLADFLGAIGSGTGILLAVTIIYQYFEIFVKEQAEVGGVGALFF is encoded by the exons GTACTTTGATGGAATTAGGTATCTCACCCATTGTGACATCTGGTTTGATCATGCAGCTGCTAGCTGGAGCGAAGATCATTGAAGTTGGTGATACTCCAAAAGACAGAGCCTTGTTCAATGGAGCTCAGAAAT TATTTGGGATGATTATTACCATTGGGCAAGCCATTGTGTATGTTATGACTGGAATGTATGGAGATCCTGCTGAAATGGGTGCTGGAATTTGTCTTCTTATTATAATTCAG CTGTTTGTTGCTGGTTTGATTGTGTTGCTGTTAGATGAGTTGCTACAGAAAGGTTATGGCTTGGGGTCTGGTATTTCCCTGTTTATTGCTACCAATATCTGTGAAACCATTGTCTGGAAGGCTTTTAGTCCCACTACCATCAACACTGGCAGAG GAACAGAGTTTGAGGGTGCTGTGATTGCATTATTTCATCTTCTGGCTACACGAACCGACAAAGTCCGGGCTTTGCGGGAGGCTTTTTACCGACAGAATTTGCCCAATCTCATGAATCTGATTGCTACAGTATTTGTATTTGCTGTAGTCATATATTTTCAG GGATTTCGTGTTGATTTACCTATCAAGTCTGCGCGGTATCGTGGACAGTACAGTAGCTATCCTATCAAGCTCTTTTATACCTCCAACATTCCCATCATTCTGCAGTCTGCCTTAGTTTCGAACCTTTATGTTATTTCCCAGATGTTGTCTGTTCGTTTTAGCGGCAACTTCTTGGTGAACTTATTAGGACAGTGGGCA GATGTCAGTGGCGGTGGCCCTGCTCGCTCTTATCCTGTTGGTGGCCTGTGCTACTACTTGTCCCCTCCAGAATCCATGGGTGCAATATTTGAGGATCCCGTCCATGTAATAGtttatataatatttatgtTGGGATCCTGTGCGTTCTTCTCGAAGACTTGGATCGAGGTGTCTGGCTCATCAGCGAAAGAT GTTGCCAAGCAACTCAAAGAACAGCAAATGGTGATGAGAGGCCACAGGGATACTTCAATGGTTCACGAGCTTAACAG ATACATCCCTACAGCAGCTGCATTTGGCGGTTTGTGCATTGGTGCCCTTTCAGTATTGGCTGACTTTCTAGGAGCCATTGGGTCTGGCACTGGCATTCTGCTTGCAGTCACTATTATTTATCagtactttgaaatatttgtaaaagaaCAGGCTGAAGTTGGAGGAGTAGGTGCATTATTTTTCTAG